In Nerophis ophidion isolate RoL-2023_Sa linkage group LG03, RoL_Noph_v1.0, whole genome shotgun sequence, the following are encoded in one genomic region:
- the arid4a gene encoding AT-rich interactive domain-containing protein 4A isoform X2, giving the protein MKAADEPAYLTVGTDVSAKYRGAFCEAKIKTVKRLVKVKVTLKGEGASQVVHDDQVKGPLRVGSIVEVKTNEGSCSEAVIGKLTDASLYTVVFDDGDEKTLRRTSLCLKGERHFAESETLDQLPLTNPEHFGTPVIGKKSNRSGRRSSSQAAADEENLSSSSEDEEEDDHRRLHDELLGKVCSIKTESEPGSWYLALVVSPSCNDELLVKKDQCLLRSFRDGKFHTVARRHVHPVNSININKSDLSHIPGFVAAQTFARRRTVPDAWKMDMSQILESSSSDEEDKGSEEEELDDEQENRKKLIKEEPEEEADPDERDHFLQQLYKFMEDRGTPINKPPVLGYKDLNLFKLFRLVYQHGGCRKIESGTVWKQVYMDLGIPILNSAASYNVKTAYRKYLYGFEEYCRSACITFRTIHHNNPRPPKLQGILRMTRAEHSLPVVKVEPVSDKGVEAESENESDKEELKERQTSPRGRRRCGGMAPKMDTPTRPDKAGEESSDEPRRRSSRRLDESERGSDEEDDEEDEEDDEEEDDEDEEEEAENEHERRRVHRGGEEGEGEDEDDDSVTGTKVRVKYGRGKTQKIYEAHIKKTDTDNGEHFYLVHYYGWNVRYDEWVKADRILWPAEKGSRKRSRKKEDVDEATLKPSGAKRGRPQLRTTPPKMASSEERANGKGLRTESNMANGDNATRGRRTRRTSGVYDSEATSNDDSGNSSVESEPEEPPDKKLSPWHGRPIDSALKEETEEAELSQHPSTPPCPSVPQEDAIKVVSKTEEGEEPLEEVVPQDEDLSVAQEVVPETPPTAQEVPAHSSPQPEKAPEVSSPPPGEVEVEDVKCAPLSPPNPKGHRATCETPPTTPFCPSPVPPRGVLKRPDEPMVVLHCLPLQHLPPDPPAATSDTDSASEEEEEEEEEEEEGQSGTKVHPDRKQEEVSPASPKSSATPPKMSPGSPARPLPSPLHRTEAEEEGPAGMPPQSPKALGPGEEPQMGPDALVCHEVDLDDPDDKDKPGPPLEPPQHPFLPAGHRPETPEPEVGGVTKDVDAHSTPDVDASLETRGQKRLPECDASPSAKKHKRNHKRANTPAKADKNGTGHSSDSEDQSGLLSKPSKSPTPHTKDKHGSYKWTFQLDQLDNMTSSQRISFLQDKLQEIRKYYMSLKSEVASIDRRRKRLKKKEREVSNTTPSTSSVSSDTAMSPSSASPAQSTVAVECR; this is encoded by the exons ATGAAG gcaGCAGACGAGCCTGCCTACCTGACCGTGGGGACGGACGTGAGCGCCAAGTACAGAGGAGCATTCTGCGAGGCCAAGATCAAGACGGTGAAGAGGCTGGTGAAGGTAAAG GTGACTCTGAAAGGTGAAGGCGCAAGTCAGGTGGTCCACGACGACCAGGTCAAAGGTCCACTGAGG GTGGGCTCCATTGTGGAGGTGAAGACTAACGAAGGTTCTTGTAGCGAGGCTGTCATCGGTAAACTGACTGACGCCAGCCTCTACACTGTTG TGTTTGATGACGGCGATGAGAAAACGCTGCGCCGTACATCTTTGTGTCTGAAGGGCGAGCGCCACTTTGCCGAGAGCGAG ACTTTGGACCAGCTGCCGCTCACCAACCCGGAGCACTTCGGCACCCCGGTCATCGGGAAGAAGTCCAACCGCAGCGGGCGGCGCTCCTCTTCGCAGGCGGC GGCCGACGAGGAGAACCTGTCTTCGTCCAGTGAGGACGAAGAGGAGGATGACCACAGGAGACTGCACGACGAGCTGCTGGGGAAAGTTTGCAGCATCAAGACGGAGAGCGAGCCTGGGTCCTGGTATCTGGCTCTG GTGGTGTCTCCAAGCTGCAATGATGAGCTGCTGGTGAAGAAGGATCAGTGTCTGCTCAGGTCCTTCCGTGACGGAAAGTT TCACACGGTAGCCAGGAGACACGTGCATCCCGTCAACTCCATAAACATCAACAAGTCAGACCTTTCCCACATACCTG GCTTTGTGGCGGCTCAGACGTTTGCCAGGCGCCGGACAGTCCCCGACGCTTGGAAGATGGACATGAGCCAGATTCTGGAGTCCTCGTCCAGCGACGAGGAGGACAAAGGCAGCGAAGAGGAGGAGTTGGACGACGAGCAGGAGAACAGGAAGAAGCTCATAAAGGAAGAG CCAGAGGAGGAGGCGGACCCAGATGAGCGGGATCACTTCCTGCAGCAACTGTACAAGTTCATGGAGGACCGAG GGACGCCCATCAACAAGCCTCCAGTTCTGGGTTACAAGGACTTGAATCTGTTCAAACTCTTCCGCCTGGTCTACCAACACGGGGGCTGCCGCAAG ATTGAGAGCGGCACGGTGTGGAAGCAGGTCTACATGGATTTGGGCATTCCTATCCTCAACTCTGCTGCGTCCTACAACGTGAAGACGGCCTACAGGAA GTACTTGTACGGGTTTGAGGAGTACTGCCGTTCCGCCTGCATCACCTTCAGGACTATCCATCACAACAACCCCCGCCCCCCGAAACTGCAGGGCATTCTCAGGATGACGAGGGCGGAGCACAGCTTGCCTGTTGTGAAGGTGGAGCCTGTATCGGACAAAGGCGTGGAGGCGGAGTCAGAGAATGAAAGTGACAAGGAGGAGCTGAAGGAGCGACAGACGTCGCCAAGG GGACGAAGGCGATGTGGCGGTATGGCGCCCAAGATGGACACGCCCACCAGACCCGACAAGGCAGGAGAGGAAAGCAGTGACGAGCCAAGGAGGCGCAGCAGCCGACGCCTAGACGAGTCTGAGAGGGGCTCTGATGAGGAGGATGATGAAGAAGATGAggaagatgatgaagaagaagatgatgaagacGAGGAGGAGGAAGCGGAGAATGAGCACGAGAGGAGGCGTGTCCACAG GGGCGGCGAGGAGGGCGAGGGCGAGGACGAAGACGACGACTCTGTAACAGGGACCAAGGTGCGGGTGAAATACGGCCGAGGGAAAACGCAGAAGATCTACGAGGCACACATCAAGAAAACGGACACGGACAACGGCGAGCACTTCTATCTGGTGCACTACTACGGCTGGAACGTCAG GTACGATGAGTGGGTGAAGGCGGACCGCATCCTCTGGCCCGCCGAGAAAGGATCCAGAAAGAGGAGCAGGAAGAAG GAGGATGTGGACGAGGCGACACTGAAACCCTCGGGAGCCAAACGAGGTCGTCCTCAGCTCAGGACCACGCCCCCCAAGATGGCGAGCAGCGAGGAGCGGGCCAACGGCAAGGGCCTTCGTACGGAGTCCAACATGGCCAACGGAGACA ACGCCACGCGCGGCCGTAGGACCAGGAGGACGTCGGGCGTGTACGACTCAGAAGCCACGTCTAATG ACGATTCTGGGAATTCATCAGTAGAAAGTGAGCCGGAGGAGCCGCCTGACAAGAAGCTGTCGCCGTGGCATGGGAGGCCCATCGACAGCGCTCTCAAGGAGGAAACGGAGGAAGCGGAGTTAAGTCAGCATCCCAGCACACCGCCATGTCCCAGCGTGCCTCAAGAGGATGCCATAAAAGTTGTCAGCAAAACAGAAGAGGGAGAGGAGCCTCTAGAGGAAGTGGTCCCGCAGGACGAGGACTTGTCTGTGGCACAGGAAGTGGTACCCGAGACGCCGCCTACTGCACAGGAAGTGCCTGCCCACTCTTCCCCGCAGCCCGAGAAGGCCCCGGAGGTGTCCTCCCCTCCGCCTGGAGAGGTGGAAGTGGAAGATGTCAAGTGTGCACCTTTGTCCCCTCCAAACCCCAAAGGGCACCGGGCCACCTGTGAGACTCCTCCCACCACCCCATTCTGCCCCTCCCCCGTACCGCCTCGTGGCGTCCTGAAGAGACCTGATGAGCCGATGGTGGTCCTCCACTGTCTCCCTTTGCAGCACCTCCCCCCAGACCCACCCGCTGCCACCTCCGACACGGACTCTGccagcgaggaggaggaggaagaagaagaggaggaagaggaagggcAGTCAGGCACCAAGGTCCACCCTGACAGAAAGCAGGAAGAGGTAAGCCCCGCCTCCCCCAAATCTTCAGCTACGCCACCCAAGATGTCCCCTGGAAGTCCTGCCAGACCCCTCCCATCACCACTCCACCGCACCGAGGCAGAGGAGGAGGGGCCAGCTGGGATGCCGCCGCAGTCTCCCAAGGCCCTTGGCCCCGGAGAGGAGCCGCAGATGGGCCCTGACGCGCTGGTTTGTCACGAAGTGGACCTGGACGACCCGGACGACAAGGACAAGCCTGGCCCTCCCTTGGAGCCGCCCCAGCACCCCTTTCTCCCTGCCGGCCACCGCCCTGAGACCCCTGAGCCGGAGGTGGGCGGAGTCACCAAAGACGTGGACGCACACTCCACTCCCGATGTGGATGCATCGCTGGAGACCAGAG ggcAGAAAAGGCTACCTGAGTGCGATGCCAGCCCGTCGGCCAAAAAGCACAAGCGCAACCACAAGCGAGCCAACACGCCCGCCAAGGCGGACAAGAACGGCACAG GCCACAGCAGCGACAGCGAGGACCAGTCTGGTCTCTTGTCCAAGCCCAGCAAGTCTCCCACGCCACACACCAAAGACAAGCACGGTTCCTACAAGTGGACCTTCCAGCTCg ACCAGCTGGACAACATGACGAGCAGCCAGAGGATCTCTTTCCTGCAGGATAAGCTGCAGGAGATCAGGAAGTACTACATGAGCCTCAAGTCCGAAGTGGCGTCCATCGACAGGCGCAGGAAGAGGCTAAAAAAGAAGGAGCGAGAAG TGTCCAACACCACGCCGTCCACCTCCTCAGTCTCCTCGGACACGGCCATGAGCCCGTCCTCTGCCTCGCCCGCTCAGAGCACGGTGGCCGTGGAGTGCAGGTGA
- the arid4a gene encoding AT-rich interactive domain-containing protein 4A isoform X1 — protein sequence MKAADEPAYLTVGTDVSAKYRGAFCEAKIKTVKRLVKVKVTLKGEGASQVVHDDQVKGPLRVGSIVEVKTNEGSCSEAVIGKLTDASLYTVVFDDGDEKTLRRTSLCLKGERHFAESETLDQLPLTNPEHFGTPVIGKKSNRSGRRSSSQAAADEENLSSSSEDEEEDDHRRLHDELLGKVCSIKTESEPGSWYLALVVSPSCNDELLVKKDQCLLRSFRDGKFHTVARRHVHPVNSININKSDLSHIPGFVAAQTFARRRTVPDAWKMDMSQILESSSSDEEDKGSEEEELDDEQENRKKLIKEEPEEEADPDERDHFLQQLYKFMEDRGTPINKPPVLGYKDLNLFKLFRLVYQHGGCRKIESGTVWKQVYMDLGIPILNSAASYNVKTAYRKYLYGFEEYCRSACITFRTIHHNNPRPPKLQGILRMTRAEHSLPVVKVEPVSDKGVEAESENESDKEELKERQTSPRGRRRCGGMAPKMDTPTRPDKAGEESSDEPRRRSSRRLDESERGSDEEDDEEDEEDDEEEDDEDEEEEAENEHERRRVHRGGEEGEGEDEDDDSVTGTKVRVKYGRGKTQKIYEAHIKKTDTDNGEHFYLVHYYGWNVRYDEWVKADRILWPAEKGSRKRSRKKEDVDEATLKPSGAKRGRPQLRTTPPKMASSEERANGKGLRTESNMANGDNATRGRRTRRTSGVYDSEATSNADDSGNSSVESEPEEPPDKKLSPWHGRPIDSALKEETEEAELSQHPSTPPCPSVPQEDAIKVVSKTEEGEEPLEEVVPQDEDLSVAQEVVPETPPTAQEVPAHSSPQPEKAPEVSSPPPGEVEVEDVKCAPLSPPNPKGHRATCETPPTTPFCPSPVPPRGVLKRPDEPMVVLHCLPLQHLPPDPPAATSDTDSASEEEEEEEEEEEEGQSGTKVHPDRKQEEVSPASPKSSATPPKMSPGSPARPLPSPLHRTEAEEEGPAGMPPQSPKALGPGEEPQMGPDALVCHEVDLDDPDDKDKPGPPLEPPQHPFLPAGHRPETPEPEVGGVTKDVDAHSTPDVDASLETRGQKRLPECDASPSAKKHKRNHKRANTPAKADKNGTGHSSDSEDQSGLLSKPSKSPTPHTKDKHGSYKWTFQLDQLDNMTSSQRISFLQDKLQEIRKYYMSLKSEVASIDRRRKRLKKKEREVSNTTPSTSSVSSDTAMSPSSASPAQSTVAVECR from the exons ATGAAG gcaGCAGACGAGCCTGCCTACCTGACCGTGGGGACGGACGTGAGCGCCAAGTACAGAGGAGCATTCTGCGAGGCCAAGATCAAGACGGTGAAGAGGCTGGTGAAGGTAAAG GTGACTCTGAAAGGTGAAGGCGCAAGTCAGGTGGTCCACGACGACCAGGTCAAAGGTCCACTGAGG GTGGGCTCCATTGTGGAGGTGAAGACTAACGAAGGTTCTTGTAGCGAGGCTGTCATCGGTAAACTGACTGACGCCAGCCTCTACACTGTTG TGTTTGATGACGGCGATGAGAAAACGCTGCGCCGTACATCTTTGTGTCTGAAGGGCGAGCGCCACTTTGCCGAGAGCGAG ACTTTGGACCAGCTGCCGCTCACCAACCCGGAGCACTTCGGCACCCCGGTCATCGGGAAGAAGTCCAACCGCAGCGGGCGGCGCTCCTCTTCGCAGGCGGC GGCCGACGAGGAGAACCTGTCTTCGTCCAGTGAGGACGAAGAGGAGGATGACCACAGGAGACTGCACGACGAGCTGCTGGGGAAAGTTTGCAGCATCAAGACGGAGAGCGAGCCTGGGTCCTGGTATCTGGCTCTG GTGGTGTCTCCAAGCTGCAATGATGAGCTGCTGGTGAAGAAGGATCAGTGTCTGCTCAGGTCCTTCCGTGACGGAAAGTT TCACACGGTAGCCAGGAGACACGTGCATCCCGTCAACTCCATAAACATCAACAAGTCAGACCTTTCCCACATACCTG GCTTTGTGGCGGCTCAGACGTTTGCCAGGCGCCGGACAGTCCCCGACGCTTGGAAGATGGACATGAGCCAGATTCTGGAGTCCTCGTCCAGCGACGAGGAGGACAAAGGCAGCGAAGAGGAGGAGTTGGACGACGAGCAGGAGAACAGGAAGAAGCTCATAAAGGAAGAG CCAGAGGAGGAGGCGGACCCAGATGAGCGGGATCACTTCCTGCAGCAACTGTACAAGTTCATGGAGGACCGAG GGACGCCCATCAACAAGCCTCCAGTTCTGGGTTACAAGGACTTGAATCTGTTCAAACTCTTCCGCCTGGTCTACCAACACGGGGGCTGCCGCAAG ATTGAGAGCGGCACGGTGTGGAAGCAGGTCTACATGGATTTGGGCATTCCTATCCTCAACTCTGCTGCGTCCTACAACGTGAAGACGGCCTACAGGAA GTACTTGTACGGGTTTGAGGAGTACTGCCGTTCCGCCTGCATCACCTTCAGGACTATCCATCACAACAACCCCCGCCCCCCGAAACTGCAGGGCATTCTCAGGATGACGAGGGCGGAGCACAGCTTGCCTGTTGTGAAGGTGGAGCCTGTATCGGACAAAGGCGTGGAGGCGGAGTCAGAGAATGAAAGTGACAAGGAGGAGCTGAAGGAGCGACAGACGTCGCCAAGG GGACGAAGGCGATGTGGCGGTATGGCGCCCAAGATGGACACGCCCACCAGACCCGACAAGGCAGGAGAGGAAAGCAGTGACGAGCCAAGGAGGCGCAGCAGCCGACGCCTAGACGAGTCTGAGAGGGGCTCTGATGAGGAGGATGATGAAGAAGATGAggaagatgatgaagaagaagatgatgaagacGAGGAGGAGGAAGCGGAGAATGAGCACGAGAGGAGGCGTGTCCACAG GGGCGGCGAGGAGGGCGAGGGCGAGGACGAAGACGACGACTCTGTAACAGGGACCAAGGTGCGGGTGAAATACGGCCGAGGGAAAACGCAGAAGATCTACGAGGCACACATCAAGAAAACGGACACGGACAACGGCGAGCACTTCTATCTGGTGCACTACTACGGCTGGAACGTCAG GTACGATGAGTGGGTGAAGGCGGACCGCATCCTCTGGCCCGCCGAGAAAGGATCCAGAAAGAGGAGCAGGAAGAAG GAGGATGTGGACGAGGCGACACTGAAACCCTCGGGAGCCAAACGAGGTCGTCCTCAGCTCAGGACCACGCCCCCCAAGATGGCGAGCAGCGAGGAGCGGGCCAACGGCAAGGGCCTTCGTACGGAGTCCAACATGGCCAACGGAGACA ACGCCACGCGCGGCCGTAGGACCAGGAGGACGTCGGGCGTGTACGACTCAGAAGCCACGTCTAATG CAGACGATTCTGGGAATTCATCAGTAGAAAGTGAGCCGGAGGAGCCGCCTGACAAGAAGCTGTCGCCGTGGCATGGGAGGCCCATCGACAGCGCTCTCAAGGAGGAAACGGAGGAAGCGGAGTTAAGTCAGCATCCCAGCACACCGCCATGTCCCAGCGTGCCTCAAGAGGATGCCATAAAAGTTGTCAGCAAAACAGAAGAGGGAGAGGAGCCTCTAGAGGAAGTGGTCCCGCAGGACGAGGACTTGTCTGTGGCACAGGAAGTGGTACCCGAGACGCCGCCTACTGCACAGGAAGTGCCTGCCCACTCTTCCCCGCAGCCCGAGAAGGCCCCGGAGGTGTCCTCCCCTCCGCCTGGAGAGGTGGAAGTGGAAGATGTCAAGTGTGCACCTTTGTCCCCTCCAAACCCCAAAGGGCACCGGGCCACCTGTGAGACTCCTCCCACCACCCCATTCTGCCCCTCCCCCGTACCGCCTCGTGGCGTCCTGAAGAGACCTGATGAGCCGATGGTGGTCCTCCACTGTCTCCCTTTGCAGCACCTCCCCCCAGACCCACCCGCTGCCACCTCCGACACGGACTCTGccagcgaggaggaggaggaagaagaagaggaggaagaggaagggcAGTCAGGCACCAAGGTCCACCCTGACAGAAAGCAGGAAGAGGTAAGCCCCGCCTCCCCCAAATCTTCAGCTACGCCACCCAAGATGTCCCCTGGAAGTCCTGCCAGACCCCTCCCATCACCACTCCACCGCACCGAGGCAGAGGAGGAGGGGCCAGCTGGGATGCCGCCGCAGTCTCCCAAGGCCCTTGGCCCCGGAGAGGAGCCGCAGATGGGCCCTGACGCGCTGGTTTGTCACGAAGTGGACCTGGACGACCCGGACGACAAGGACAAGCCTGGCCCTCCCTTGGAGCCGCCCCAGCACCCCTTTCTCCCTGCCGGCCACCGCCCTGAGACCCCTGAGCCGGAGGTGGGCGGAGTCACCAAAGACGTGGACGCACACTCCACTCCCGATGTGGATGCATCGCTGGAGACCAGAG ggcAGAAAAGGCTACCTGAGTGCGATGCCAGCCCGTCGGCCAAAAAGCACAAGCGCAACCACAAGCGAGCCAACACGCCCGCCAAGGCGGACAAGAACGGCACAG GCCACAGCAGCGACAGCGAGGACCAGTCTGGTCTCTTGTCCAAGCCCAGCAAGTCTCCCACGCCACACACCAAAGACAAGCACGGTTCCTACAAGTGGACCTTCCAGCTCg ACCAGCTGGACAACATGACGAGCAGCCAGAGGATCTCTTTCCTGCAGGATAAGCTGCAGGAGATCAGGAAGTACTACATGAGCCTCAAGTCCGAAGTGGCGTCCATCGACAGGCGCAGGAAGAGGCTAAAAAAGAAGGAGCGAGAAG TGTCCAACACCACGCCGTCCACCTCCTCAGTCTCCTCGGACACGGCCATGAGCCCGTCCTCTGCCTCGCCCGCTCAGAGCACGGTGGCCGTGGAGTGCAGGTGA
- the arid4a gene encoding AT-rich interactive domain-containing protein 4A isoform X3 has product MKAADEPAYLTVGTDVSAKYRGAFCEAKIKTVKRLVKVTLKGEGASQVVHDDQVKGPLRVGSIVEVKTNEGSCSEAVIGKLTDASLYTVVFDDGDEKTLRRTSLCLKGERHFAESETLDQLPLTNPEHFGTPVIGKKSNRSGRRSSSQAAADEENLSSSSEDEEEDDHRRLHDELLGKVCSIKTESEPGSWYLALVVSPSCNDELLVKKDQCLLRSFRDGKFHTVARRHVHPVNSININKSDLSHIPGFVAAQTFARRRTVPDAWKMDMSQILESSSSDEEDKGSEEEELDDEQENRKKLIKEEPEEEADPDERDHFLQQLYKFMEDRGTPINKPPVLGYKDLNLFKLFRLVYQHGGCRKIESGTVWKQVYMDLGIPILNSAASYNVKTAYRKYLYGFEEYCRSACITFRTIHHNNPRPPKLQGILRMTRAEHSLPVVKVEPVSDKGVEAESENESDKEELKERQTSPRGRRRCGGMAPKMDTPTRPDKAGEESSDEPRRRSSRRLDESERGSDEEDDEEDEEDDEEEDDEDEEEEAENEHERRRVHRGGEEGEGEDEDDDSVTGTKVRVKYGRGKTQKIYEAHIKKTDTDNGEHFYLVHYYGWNVRYDEWVKADRILWPAEKGSRKRSRKKEDVDEATLKPSGAKRGRPQLRTTPPKMASSEERANGKGLRTESNMANGDNATRGRRTRRTSGVYDSEATSNADDSGNSSVESEPEEPPDKKLSPWHGRPIDSALKEETEEAELSQHPSTPPCPSVPQEDAIKVVSKTEEGEEPLEEVVPQDEDLSVAQEVVPETPPTAQEVPAHSSPQPEKAPEVSSPPPGEVEVEDVKCAPLSPPNPKGHRATCETPPTTPFCPSPVPPRGVLKRPDEPMVVLHCLPLQHLPPDPPAATSDTDSASEEEEEEEEEEEEGQSGTKVHPDRKQEEVSPASPKSSATPPKMSPGSPARPLPSPLHRTEAEEEGPAGMPPQSPKALGPGEEPQMGPDALVCHEVDLDDPDDKDKPGPPLEPPQHPFLPAGHRPETPEPEVGGVTKDVDAHSTPDVDASLETRGQKRLPECDASPSAKKHKRNHKRANTPAKADKNGTGHSSDSEDQSGLLSKPSKSPTPHTKDKHGSYKWTFQLDQLDNMTSSQRISFLQDKLQEIRKYYMSLKSEVASIDRRRKRLKKKEREVSNTTPSTSSVSSDTAMSPSSASPAQSTVAVECR; this is encoded by the exons ATGAAG gcaGCAGACGAGCCTGCCTACCTGACCGTGGGGACGGACGTGAGCGCCAAGTACAGAGGAGCATTCTGCGAGGCCAAGATCAAGACGGTGAAGAGGCTGGTGAAG GTGACTCTGAAAGGTGAAGGCGCAAGTCAGGTGGTCCACGACGACCAGGTCAAAGGTCCACTGAGG GTGGGCTCCATTGTGGAGGTGAAGACTAACGAAGGTTCTTGTAGCGAGGCTGTCATCGGTAAACTGACTGACGCCAGCCTCTACACTGTTG TGTTTGATGACGGCGATGAGAAAACGCTGCGCCGTACATCTTTGTGTCTGAAGGGCGAGCGCCACTTTGCCGAGAGCGAG ACTTTGGACCAGCTGCCGCTCACCAACCCGGAGCACTTCGGCACCCCGGTCATCGGGAAGAAGTCCAACCGCAGCGGGCGGCGCTCCTCTTCGCAGGCGGC GGCCGACGAGGAGAACCTGTCTTCGTCCAGTGAGGACGAAGAGGAGGATGACCACAGGAGACTGCACGACGAGCTGCTGGGGAAAGTTTGCAGCATCAAGACGGAGAGCGAGCCTGGGTCCTGGTATCTGGCTCTG GTGGTGTCTCCAAGCTGCAATGATGAGCTGCTGGTGAAGAAGGATCAGTGTCTGCTCAGGTCCTTCCGTGACGGAAAGTT TCACACGGTAGCCAGGAGACACGTGCATCCCGTCAACTCCATAAACATCAACAAGTCAGACCTTTCCCACATACCTG GCTTTGTGGCGGCTCAGACGTTTGCCAGGCGCCGGACAGTCCCCGACGCTTGGAAGATGGACATGAGCCAGATTCTGGAGTCCTCGTCCAGCGACGAGGAGGACAAAGGCAGCGAAGAGGAGGAGTTGGACGACGAGCAGGAGAACAGGAAGAAGCTCATAAAGGAAGAG CCAGAGGAGGAGGCGGACCCAGATGAGCGGGATCACTTCCTGCAGCAACTGTACAAGTTCATGGAGGACCGAG GGACGCCCATCAACAAGCCTCCAGTTCTGGGTTACAAGGACTTGAATCTGTTCAAACTCTTCCGCCTGGTCTACCAACACGGGGGCTGCCGCAAG ATTGAGAGCGGCACGGTGTGGAAGCAGGTCTACATGGATTTGGGCATTCCTATCCTCAACTCTGCTGCGTCCTACAACGTGAAGACGGCCTACAGGAA GTACTTGTACGGGTTTGAGGAGTACTGCCGTTCCGCCTGCATCACCTTCAGGACTATCCATCACAACAACCCCCGCCCCCCGAAACTGCAGGGCATTCTCAGGATGACGAGGGCGGAGCACAGCTTGCCTGTTGTGAAGGTGGAGCCTGTATCGGACAAAGGCGTGGAGGCGGAGTCAGAGAATGAAAGTGACAAGGAGGAGCTGAAGGAGCGACAGACGTCGCCAAGG GGACGAAGGCGATGTGGCGGTATGGCGCCCAAGATGGACACGCCCACCAGACCCGACAAGGCAGGAGAGGAAAGCAGTGACGAGCCAAGGAGGCGCAGCAGCCGACGCCTAGACGAGTCTGAGAGGGGCTCTGATGAGGAGGATGATGAAGAAGATGAggaagatgatgaagaagaagatgatgaagacGAGGAGGAGGAAGCGGAGAATGAGCACGAGAGGAGGCGTGTCCACAG GGGCGGCGAGGAGGGCGAGGGCGAGGACGAAGACGACGACTCTGTAACAGGGACCAAGGTGCGGGTGAAATACGGCCGAGGGAAAACGCAGAAGATCTACGAGGCACACATCAAGAAAACGGACACGGACAACGGCGAGCACTTCTATCTGGTGCACTACTACGGCTGGAACGTCAG GTACGATGAGTGGGTGAAGGCGGACCGCATCCTCTGGCCCGCCGAGAAAGGATCCAGAAAGAGGAGCAGGAAGAAG GAGGATGTGGACGAGGCGACACTGAAACCCTCGGGAGCCAAACGAGGTCGTCCTCAGCTCAGGACCACGCCCCCCAAGATGGCGAGCAGCGAGGAGCGGGCCAACGGCAAGGGCCTTCGTACGGAGTCCAACATGGCCAACGGAGACA ACGCCACGCGCGGCCGTAGGACCAGGAGGACGTCGGGCGTGTACGACTCAGAAGCCACGTCTAATG CAGACGATTCTGGGAATTCATCAGTAGAAAGTGAGCCGGAGGAGCCGCCTGACAAGAAGCTGTCGCCGTGGCATGGGAGGCCCATCGACAGCGCTCTCAAGGAGGAAACGGAGGAAGCGGAGTTAAGTCAGCATCCCAGCACACCGCCATGTCCCAGCGTGCCTCAAGAGGATGCCATAAAAGTTGTCAGCAAAACAGAAGAGGGAGAGGAGCCTCTAGAGGAAGTGGTCCCGCAGGACGAGGACTTGTCTGTGGCACAGGAAGTGGTACCCGAGACGCCGCCTACTGCACAGGAAGTGCCTGCCCACTCTTCCCCGCAGCCCGAGAAGGCCCCGGAGGTGTCCTCCCCTCCGCCTGGAGAGGTGGAAGTGGAAGATGTCAAGTGTGCACCTTTGTCCCCTCCAAACCCCAAAGGGCACCGGGCCACCTGTGAGACTCCTCCCACCACCCCATTCTGCCCCTCCCCCGTACCGCCTCGTGGCGTCCTGAAGAGACCTGATGAGCCGATGGTGGTCCTCCACTGTCTCCCTTTGCAGCACCTCCCCCCAGACCCACCCGCTGCCACCTCCGACACGGACTCTGccagcgaggaggaggaggaagaagaagaggaggaagaggaagggcAGTCAGGCACCAAGGTCCACCCTGACAGAAAGCAGGAAGAGGTAAGCCCCGCCTCCCCCAAATCTTCAGCTACGCCACCCAAGATGTCCCCTGGAAGTCCTGCCAGACCCCTCCCATCACCACTCCACCGCACCGAGGCAGAGGAGGAGGGGCCAGCTGGGATGCCGCCGCAGTCTCCCAAGGCCCTTGGCCCCGGAGAGGAGCCGCAGATGGGCCCTGACGCGCTGGTTTGTCACGAAGTGGACCTGGACGACCCGGACGACAAGGACAAGCCTGGCCCTCCCTTGGAGCCGCCCCAGCACCCCTTTCTCCCTGCCGGCCACCGCCCTGAGACCCCTGAGCCGGAGGTGGGCGGAGTCACCAAAGACGTGGACGCACACTCCACTCCCGATGTGGATGCATCGCTGGAGACCAGAG ggcAGAAAAGGCTACCTGAGTGCGATGCCAGCCCGTCGGCCAAAAAGCACAAGCGCAACCACAAGCGAGCCAACACGCCCGCCAAGGCGGACAAGAACGGCACAG GCCACAGCAGCGACAGCGAGGACCAGTCTGGTCTCTTGTCCAAGCCCAGCAAGTCTCCCACGCCACACACCAAAGACAAGCACGGTTCCTACAAGTGGACCTTCCAGCTCg ACCAGCTGGACAACATGACGAGCAGCCAGAGGATCTCTTTCCTGCAGGATAAGCTGCAGGAGATCAGGAAGTACTACATGAGCCTCAAGTCCGAAGTGGCGTCCATCGACAGGCGCAGGAAGAGGCTAAAAAAGAAGGAGCGAGAAG TGTCCAACACCACGCCGTCCACCTCCTCAGTCTCCTCGGACACGGCCATGAGCCCGTCCTCTGCCTCGCCCGCTCAGAGCACGGTGGCCGTGGAGTGCAGGTGA